From Glycine soja cultivar W05 chromosome 4, ASM419377v2, whole genome shotgun sequence, the proteins below share one genomic window:
- the LOC114409151 gene encoding putative lipase ROG1: protein MMDSEGALPQVQEIEQEGVGGGTNKKMEVKNETKKKKKKRSSYFPRFGCFRIEHDASGGGFDIEVVDESGQRPTPTHLIIMINGLVGSAQNWKFAAKQFLKRYPEDTIVHCSERNSSMLTFDGVDVMGDRLAEEVISVIKRHPSVQKISFVGHSLGGLVARYAIAKLYGRDISMELPQGNGHCESQISDQECHDRKYEGKIAGLEPINFITSATPHLGSRGHKQVPMFCGFYSLEKAVSRVAGVFGKTGKHLFLTDRDNGKPPLLLQMVHDSEDIKFLSALRSFKRRVAYANVLYDQLVGWSTSSIRRRKELPKRQHLSRHEKYPHIVNVETTKSTSVADEVPDESKVSSGSSKLDYEEEMIKSLTTMSWDRIDVSFSGSMQKILAHSTIQVKTYRINSDGADVIQHMIDNFQI from the exons ATGATGGATTCAGAAGGAGCACTGCCCCAGGTTCAGGAAATAGAGCAAGAAGGTGTCGGTGGAGGGACTAACAAGAAGATGGAGGTAAAAAATGAaaccaagaagaagaaaaagaagaggagTTCTTATTTCCCCAGGTTTGGTTGTTTCAGAATCGAACATGATGCTTCTGGTGGAGGTTTTGATATTGAGGTTGTTGATGAATCTGGTCAGCGTCCCACCCCTACCCACTTGATCATTATGATTAATGGTCTTGTAGGCAG CGCACAGAATTGGAAATTTGCTGCAAAGCAGTTTCTGAAAAGGTATCCAGAAGATACTATTGTACATT GCAGTGAACGCAATTCTTCCATGTTGACATTTGACGGTGTTGATGTAATGGGAGATAGACTAGCAGAGGAG GTTATATCAGTTATAAAACGTCACCCAAGTGTTCAGAAAATTTCATTTGTAGGTCACTCTTTAGGTGGCTTGGTGGCAAGATATGCAATAGCCAAGCTTTATGGTAGAGACATTTCTATGGAACTTCCTCAGGGGAATGGACATTGTGAAAGTCAGATTTCAGATCAAGAATGTCATGATAGAAAATATGAAGGAAAAATTGCAGGACTAGAGCCCATAAATTTCATTACCTCTGCAACGCCACACCTTGGTTCTAGAGGGCATAAACAG GTTCCTATGTTTTGTGGATTTTACTCTCTAGAGAAAGCAGTATCTCGTGTTGCAGGGGTTTTTGGTAAAACGGGAAAACATCTATTTTTAACGGATAGAGACAATGGAAAACCCCCTCTTCTTCTCCAGATGGTTCATGACTCCGAAGATATTAAATTCCT GTCTGCTTTACGCTCCTTCAAACGCCGTGTTGCCTATGCAAATGTTCTTTATGACC AACTTGTTGGATGGAGTACGTCATCGATCAGGCGTCGAAAGGAGCTTCCAAAG CGCCAGCATCTTTCAAGACATGAGAAGTACCCGCATATTGTAAATGTAGAGACAACTAAATCTACTTCTGTTGCTGATGAAGTTCCTGATGAATCCAAAGTGAGTAGTGGATCCAGTAAACTTGACTACGAAG aggaaATGATCAAAAGCTTAACAACAATGAGCTGGGACCGAATTGATGTCAGCTTCAGTGGTAGTATGCAGAAAATTCTCGCACATAGCACTATTCAG GTGAAAACTTATCGTATCAATTCCGATGGAGCAGACGTGATTCAACATATGATTGACAATTTTCAGATATAA
- the LOC114408090 gene encoding EPIDERMAL PATTERNING FACTOR-like protein 2 produces MSITQVCVSCHKYRQITFICLILFAIVFTAQGRAISSFIEVAQEKDMRIMVAKPRIGSRPPKCEKRCNTCGHCEAVQVPVAPQIQTHRRHYSSARATKAVTYSSRDDHLSNYKPMSWKCKCGDYLFNP; encoded by the exons ATGAGCATAACTCAAGTCTGTGTCTCCTGCCACAAATATAGACAAATTACCTTCATATGCCTCATTCTCTTTGCTATTGTTTTCACGGCCCAAG GAAGAGCAATTTCCAGTTTTATAGAAGTTGCCCAg gaGAAGGACATGAGAATCATGGTGGCAAAACCTCGGATAGGGTCTAGGCCTCCTAAGTGTGAGAAAAGATGCAACACTTGTGGGCACTGTGAAGCAGTTCAAGTCCCGGTTGCACCTCAAATTCAAACCCATAGAAGGCATTATTCATCAGCAAGAGCAACCAAAGCTGTTACTTATTCATCAAGAGATGATCATCTTTCCAATTACAAACCAATGAGTTGGAAATGCAAGTGTGGGGACTACCTTTTCAATCCATGA
- the LOC114409153 gene encoding ergosterol biosynthetic protein 28-like isoform X1, with amino-acid sequence MKALGWWLIAVGTLRLASVWFGFFDIWALRLAVFSNTTMTEVHGRTFGTWTLLTCTLCYICAFNLENKPLYLATFLSFIYALGHFLTEYLIYHTMEIKNLTTVGIFAGTSIVWMLSSVHSIALACIIISLMT; translated from the exons ATGAAGGCATTGGGATGGTGGCTGATAGCGGTAGGCACGCTTCGATTGGCCTCCGTGTGGTTCGGTTTCTTCGACATTTGGGCTCTTCGACTCGCCGTCTTCTCCAACACTACAA tgACTGAAGTTCATGGGCGCACATTTGGAACTTGGACTCTGTTGACCTGCACCCTTTGCTATATCTGCGCATTCAACCTTGAAAATAAGCCTCTCTACCTGGCTACTTTCTTGTCATTCATCTATGCATTGGGTCATTTCTTGACCGAATATCTAATTTATCATACAATGGAGATTAAGAATCTGACTACTGTTGGCATATTTGCAG GAACATCGATAGTATGGATGCTTTCGAGTGTGCATTCCATTGCATTAGCATGCATAATAATATCCTTAATGACATGA
- the LOC114409153 gene encoding ergosterol biosynthetic protein 28-like isoform X2 yields the protein MKALGWWLIAVGTLRLASVWFGFFDIWALRLAVFSNTTMTEVHGRTFGTWTLLTCTLCYICAFNLENKPLYLATFLSFIYALGHFLTEYLIYHTMEIKNLTTVGIFAGTSIIWMLLQWNAHSKVHLKHS from the exons ATGAAGGCATTGGGATGGTGGCTGATAGCGGTAGGCACGCTTCGATTGGCCTCCGTGTGGTTCGGTTTCTTCGACATTTGGGCTCTTCGACTCGCCGTCTTCTCCAACACTACAA tgACTGAAGTTCATGGGCGCACATTTGGAACTTGGACTCTGTTGACCTGCACCCTTTGCTATATCTGCGCATTCAACCTTGAAAATAAGCCTCTCTACCTGGCTACTTTCTTGTCATTCATCTATGCATTGGGTCATTTCTTGACCGAATATCTAATTTATCATACAATGGAGATTAAGAATCTGACTACTGTTGGCATATTTGCAG GAACATCGATAATATGGATGCTATTGCAATGGAATGCACACTCGAAAGTCCACTTGAAGCACTCTTAG
- the LOC114409154 gene encoding uncharacterized protein LOC114409154, producing the protein MDPCPFSRLTVRNLALKIPVASKPARSVVHPSSSPCFCKIQLKNFPLQSAVVPFIPPDSLFPDSLVHPIAATFHLSKSDLDKLAGKSIFSAKLCLKISIYTGRRGSTCGVSSGRLLGRVSVPLDLTGTVAKTTVFHNGWIRIGKDAKGSSAQFHLNVKAEPDPRFVFQFDGEPECSPQVFQIQGNISQPVFTCKFSFRNNGDRNHRSRSLQSEPGGSRSWLSSFGSERERPGKERKGWSITVHDLSGSPVAAASMVTPFVASPGSDRVSCSNPGSWLILRPSDGTWKPWGRLEAWRERGGSDGLGYRFELIPDTNGGMSAAGIVLAESTLSSNKGGKFVIDLSCRNAVNGSGNGGSNGRATPGSATSPACSPRSSGDYGYGLWPYCMYRGFVMSASVEGEGRCSKPTVEVSVPHVNCTEDAAAFVALAAAVDLSVDACRLFSQRLRKELCQQLDLLG; encoded by the exons AtggatccttgccctttctCCAGACTCACCGTTCGCAACCTCGCCCTCAAAATTCCCGTCGCTTCCAAACCCGCGCGCTCCGTTGTtcatccttcttcttctccctgTTTCTGCAAAATCCAGCTCAAGAATTTTCCTCTTCAATCCGCCGTCGTTCCCTTCATTCCTCCGGATTCCCTCTTCCCTGACTCCCTGGTCCATCCTATCGCTGCTACTTTCCACCTCAGCAAGTCCGATCTCGACAAGCTCGCCGGCAAATCCATCTTCTCCGCCAAGCTCTGCCTCAAAATCTCTATCTACACCGGCCGTCGCGGCTCCACCTGCGGCGTCAGCTCCGGGAGACTCCTCGGCAGAGTTTCCGTTCCCTTGGATCTCACCGGAACGGTAGCCAAAACCACAGTGTTCCACAATGGATGGATTAGGATAGGAAAAGACGCCAAAGGCTCTTCCGCTCAGTTCCATTTGAATGTTAAAGCCGAACCCGATCCTAGATTCGTCTTCCAGTTCGACGGCGAACCTGAATGCAGTCCTCAGGTTTTCCAGATCCAAGGCAACATTTCACAACCTGTCTTCACCTGCAAGTTCAGTTTCAGAAACAACGGCGACCGAAATCACCGTTCCAG GTCGTTACAGTCGGAACCGGGAGGTTCTAGAAGTTGGTTGAGTTCGTTCGGAAGCGAGCGCGAGCGACCGGGGAAGGAACGCAAGGGATGGTCCATAACGGTTCACGATCTTTCCGGTTCACCGGTGGCCGCAGCTTCTATGGTCACGCCTTTCGTCGCTTCGCCCGGTTCGGACCGGGTGAGTTGCTCCAACCCTGGTTCGTGGCTAATTCTTCGCCCGAGCGACGGCACGTGGAAGCCATGGGGGAGGCTCGAGGCGTGGCGCGAGCGCGGCGGCTCCGACGGCCTCGGCTACCGCTTCGAGCTCATACCGGACACCAACGGCGGCATGAGCGCCGCCGGTATAGTGCTTGCGGAATCCACGCTGAGCTCCAACAAAGGAGGGAAGTTCGTCATCGATTTGAGTTGCCGCAACGCCGTTAACGGTAGCGGAAATGGTGGATCTAATGGCCGTGCGACGCCGGGGAGCGCGACTTCACCGGCGTGCAGCCCGAGGAGTAGTGGAGATTATGGATACGGTCTCTGGCCTTATTGTATGTATAGAGGTTTTGTGATGTCGGCGAGCGTGGAGGGTGAGGGGAGGTGCAGCAAGCCTACTGTGGAGGTGAGCGTGCCGCACGTGAATTGCACGGAGGATGCGGCGGCGTTTGTGGCTTTAGCGGCTGCCGTTGATCTGAGCGTGGATGCGTGCAGGCTTTTCTCTCAACGGCTGAGGAAGGAGCTGTGCCAGCAGCTGGATTTGCTTGGCTGA